The sequence TAGGAATACATGTTCAGCCTTTCCAGAATAGGCTTCatgtgcagcctcctgctcctcctcagatGTACAGATCACTCCAAACAAGCGAGCCTGTGTTCTCACAGCAGGTAAACACTGCTCTGAGTGCTTCCACCACTGGGCTGTTTCCAAATAATAAATTCAGAACCTTCAGATTTTACCTTTCATCTGACAGTCTCAAGCTTTGCAAAGCTGAGATAACTTTTGTTATCCCTCTACTTCTCCTGCATCTATTTTCCACGAGTAAGTGCATGTGAAACATTATGCTTATACAGAAGTAAGAGGAAAGTTCATGGAGTTGTCAAAGGCTGGAAGGATTTTTACCATGggacattaaaataaataatttactgtATGAGGTGACTCTATATCCtatcatttttttccctttttattctcCCACTGCCTTTATTTAAGGGATACTTTATAAAATGAAGTATATCAAACAAGAGTGAGAATGGACAATTTAGtctgttaaataaaaaaaaaaatcactgtggAGAATACACACTAAGATTTATAATCTTAGTATTTAGAAGTGCAGAGGAATGTGGTACAAAGCAAGTATTAATACCACATCATATAGAGTAGTtacagcttttctatttttgcagTATCTGAATCTTCTAATATATGTGGAATATAGATAAActgacttttttcctttcttgtgttcttttgaaaatattaatttccagTGGAGGTGGCTTACATCTTCAGCAAGGCTTTTAGtacttcagccttctgaatttaTTACTCTGTTTAGACCTCATTGTAGATaagcatcagaaaaaaaaatataataaacatTTGTGTTAATTATATCATTTCCTCCTACCCTTCTCCAGTGCACCATATGTTCTCTTCTCTGTATGGCTCTTGATTGACTTTTATTAGGGTTTGACAAGTGAGAGACCTTGGAGACCTCAAAATACACACTAATAATGCAGTTGTGACCCTGTTTCTGCACCCTTTCATAAGTGTAAATATACCTGGAggtaaaagaaaagaacaatgaGATTAATTCATCAGGTAGTTATTATGTGGGGCTTTGCCTTAGTCTGTAGTCTGTGCTTCAGCCTTTGTCATATCTCATATTATCCTTTGACCtagattttttatttatttgttggttggtttgattgtatttttttgtttttcctgcaatCCCTTGGTTATTCTTGAATGTGATCGTCTGTAAAACCTTTGGGGATTCATCAAGTTTCTCTGTTCCTGTGACTTTCCATTACAACATTTGAGTCACATATCCaagttttgtttctgctttcatAGGGAAAACAgcttatttcattttctgcGAGATACCAAAAAACACCATTGTGCTTGATTGTCAAGGACACAGCAGAAAATTAGTTGCCATTTTTTATCCCTTAAAAATGAGAgacccaggagcagggagatgcAACTTAATACACTTGTATGGTGAGCTCTACTTCAGGGACCAGTGGCATGTAAGGAACTTACCTGCACTTTCTGCTGAGATGCACTTTGGTTTCAGAATGTGTATTTACTATGTGCATGAATGCTTTCCTTCTCTGGTCAGTTATCTGTGCATACACTTTTCTGGTGGGATCAGAAATTATTCCAGATTCAGCAGTTGTCTCTAACAGCATAAGACATGATAGAAATGCCACATTACTTCCAAAAGATAAATTCATTACTATGCTTCGAAATGTGGCTTTCTGTTGCCTTTGCAACAGGACATCACAAGACTGtagaaaataatgaaacacATTGCTCTAACCCCAGTAAAAAGGACTGAAACTCTTCAGCAGGACTTAccactttttttccttgtgtttctcTTGGTCCTTCATTATGCAAACCCACTTAGGGAAAGTTTCTGCATCCTGATGGGAGCAACATGGGAGAAATGCTGACATGAATTTTGAATCTGGTGTCACGACTGCAGTGATCTGCATACCAGGAACAGTCAGCAGTGCTCAGGCCAGGACACAGCTGCAGACAGGTTGTGGTGTCACCTGAGATGGTTTGTGAGTGTTGTGGTTCAGGCTTGCTTTCCATGCACTGAATGGTCGCGAGGAACTGATTTCCTGCACAGACAAACCCAGTGTGCACTAGTGAAAGGTGCTGAAAGCACTCTGAGGTGTGGTGTGCACAAGTGCTTGTTAACACAAAAGAAGCTTATTCTTCcaagcaaaaattaattttcctagtGAATTTAGTTTCTTAGACTAGTAATGATACAAATACAATTTTTGTATTAAACAAATGTGAGTGTCCAATTTTGTACACACCAGGTCTGTAGGTCTGATATAGTATTGAATGTATGATAAATATAAACAAAGTCAAGGTTTGATGAATGACTTTATCATCTTTTCTTGCCAGTAATTAGTGATGGGTTAATTCTATGTTAAATTTTGCTGGCCTCGAACACAAACATTTTGTGTGCTTTCAAAATGCTTCCAATAATGCTTTCAGAAATGAAGGTAACTGTTACTTGTCATCAGGGCACTGTGTTTGCTTGAAGCAGATAAGGATCTTTGTTAACATAAGAACTGTTTGAATCTCACAAAATGAGCTTATGAATTTACTGTCTGACAGTGTTTAGCATGTAAAAAGAAGCAAACAGCACAAGTATTAAGACATTCACCCATTTGTTTCATTCCTGGCATTGCAAAGATACTATTGTTTATGTAATATGTTCAAAGGAGCACATAATTGATTATATACTGTTAGTCAACAGTGTGCATTTTTACATTTCTGCCTGTAGGTAAGCTGAACACCTGGTGACATGGCAGCATGTTTTAAACACTGCTTAGGAAATCCACAGTAACAGCACAGATAACAGGACGTTCAAAATGGTTCAGTAATACACAAAACAAATGTTCcttttaagcatttttttctttattgccTTCATATGAAGGTATTAGTACAGAGGGAAATGTGATCTATTTACTGTTCATGGTGGGGTGGCTGGTGGGTGGTGAAAGTTGCAGGGTGCTGTGCTACTCTGTTCTGCACAGTTCCCCTGTTAGTCTTTCTATCTTTAAACTTCTCATTTCTTCTGAGAAAGCAGGGAAGCTTTTGCCAGCTAGGTATTGAATAGAGGTTCTGATGTTTAAAGCAAACTATTCAGTGCTCTTAGAGATGTTAATGTGGAAAGAAATACAGGTAATACATCTCGAGCTTCaatatagaaaatattaagaTAAGAACAGTGTACAGAGGCAGAGTGAATATTCTGAGGTGTTAATTCTAACTACAGAGGGAAGAAACTAGAATTCTGGAGCGGACACTCGAGCTATATTGTAGGATGCAAGGATGACTCAGCCCATGCTCAGATCATGGTCTTGCCATACTTGTTTACATTAAAGTTCAGTAGCTATTTTAAGTCTGCACATTTAGTGGAGTAGAAGGTgagaaaaaagcagaaggagaagaataaaagcaaaaggaGGGAGGGTATATTTTAAAacgcaacaacaacaaaaatacctGGACCAATCCCTCCTGCTCCGTACGCTGCTCCCTCAGTGGAAGAGCTTGTAATCCTATATTTGCTATATCAAGAGGATTCTTCTATGAGcacaaattaataatttattcatAGGCTGGAGTCAGCCCGCATTGATTTACTTATGCTGCATTTCTTTTCATTCATAAGCCTTTGCTGGTCCCGAGCTCTCGGAGAGCGACTTGCTGCAGTGCTCCGGCGTGGGAGGAAGCAGCAAACGCGCCTTTATGCACAAGGACGTGCTCCCTACGACTcgattaaataaaaaatgtgccAGCCTGACCGACAGCCGGGGCTCGCTCCgggcagccgccgccgccgctcccgggcgATGCTCCGCGGGCAGGGACCGCCGCTCTCCTCCCTGCGGCCGGGATGCTCCGGCCAGCGCCAGCGCTGCGCTCCGGGCGGCCGGCGCCGCTCCGGGCTGTGTGACGGACAGGTGCTCGTCacgcagccctgccctgcctggagcGCTCTCCGGTGGGTGTGCGCGGCCCCACGCCCccgcccctgccagccccgccgAGCCCTCCCAAGCTCAGCCCCCGGCAATGTGCAGCGCGCTCTTCTCGCCTTCCTGGAAGGGCTCAACTGCACTTTCAGCTCCTCCAGACTTTGCTTTGGCCGTGCCCTCCTCCggtccagctcctcctgtgcctGCCTGTCTCGGCGCTATCCCGTTAAAAGGCTGCTGCTCCCGCTGCGCTGAACCGATGCTCTGCCTGCCTTGATCTGGGATGAAGGCTGGAGGTTATCGGCGAGGGAAAGGAGAACTCTAGGCAGCTTTCCATTTGCAAAGTGAGCAGTAATTGCGAGAAGACAGCCTTCCCGGCTGGGATCAATAGTCTGCTTTCTTGCTGCTAAGGGCACTTTGGAGCAGCAGTAGGTCACTGAAGTAACTTCGGCACACTGCTGACTGCGGAGTTGTAAAGAACTACATGCAAGTGGCTGCAGTAGTGCTGGAAAACGCTTTGCTGTTACCAGGGACACAATAGTTTTCAAGTCATTAGAGCTTCGATTCTGGTCCCGCTCCTATTACACAGAGAGGGTCATTCTTTGGAAGAATGAGGATGGAGCTGTGAATTATTCTTTTCCAGTGTTCCACTGTCCCCTTCTAGTGGAAGGGGGTAAGAGTGGGGGAAAAGAAGCTTTTAGAAGCcaagccccactgctgctgaacTAAGCTTCACTTGAATTTCCCCAAACCTTTCCAGGCACAGAGAGGCACAATGCCAGAGAACCTGAACCTTCTTCGGGCTTTTGGGGGTTTATTCTTTATCTTCTGGACAGCTTGTAACACAGCCTTAGTGGATGTGGTTGGATCGGAGCAGCAGATCCCCTTGTCAGTGTAAGTGCTTTCATGCTATTCCTCTCAGGACCATGTTCAAGGATGAGAACTTGGCTGCTCAAGTTCTCCTGGTTTTGTATTGCAGATATTTGAATGTTCCAGGGCACCTTTGCTCCTCTGTCAGCTCTGTTTGAAGTGGTTGTCTCCAAGGTGCTTGGCACTATGATTTTATTGTAGGAGCATGTGTTGGTGGAGTATGTGGCCACTGAGTTTTAAGTGCTTGCATTTACTGAAATTGATGCTGTTAACACTTTCTCATGTGGGAATTTATAATTCAGAACTGTTTTGCCATTTTAtctgctgttttcctttcaatGGATATATGTCATGTTGTGCCAAAGCACGTTTCTGTACAAGTTAATTCCTTAAATGTTAGTGGTTCAGGTTGGTAATTTCATATCAGAGGCCTTACCTTAGCACAGGGTCTAGTTTGTACTTACAGTTGTACAGCTTCACTGATCTTTTGCTGTGCTTAGGTTCCTTAGTGAGCTCTCTAATGCAAAATTGCTCGGATCCTTCTGACTGCAGCTGAAGCTGTTACAGTCTCTGTTGCTAGCTCTGACATGTGTATTACATTTCTTcctgtctcttttttttcttcacagtgtAAAGCTCTGGGCTTCAGCATTTGGTGGAGAGATCAAATCTATTGCAGCCAAATACTCAGGTTCCCAGCTCCTACAGAAGGTAAGGATTTCTTTGGTTGTAATAAGAAAGGTTTTAACAGAGAAAATGGAggcagatttaattttttaaatgaagaggAAAGCAGTGCTATGCGTGCTTTTGTCCAAGATCTATTTTTGTATTGCATACTAGTCCCTGATGACTCTTTGCATTGCACTGCACTATCTGTAGAGTCCTTGCTTAACCTGATATTTTTCTGTTGgaatgagttttttttttttcattggaaAGTAAACTCCAACGCTTATTTCTTGTAGCCTAGGCTTCAGCCCAGGTTGCGGGTGTTTAGTCTGGTTGCTGCATTGTGATGATGGTGATATTTCTGTGCAGAAACAGCTGTTTCTTATGAAAGATATTAACTTCATTCAAGGAGCAGAATTAGTGCATATTGTATTATTTTCACCCTGGGCTCTAAGTACACAATGCACTGTATCAGGAGAAGGCGGCTGCACTGTtgtttgtcatctctgcagttTTTACAATGCCATTATTCCCCCAATCATCTCAACCCAGTGCTGAGATGTATTACATCATTATAGATAAGAGGAATGAATGTGGTTATCTTCTTGCTCAGCTGCACAGCTGGGTAATAAGCTGGTGAAGTATAGCAAAAACTTGAGGAATTGGTATAAGTCTACATAATTGGGACAGAGGGTAATGAAAAAGCAGATTTGAGTATTAGGTATATATCAAGGACTTAATTTAAATATGCAATGTATAGTAAACTTCTCTGTTGTGGGCAGTTTATTTTTACAACAGTTGCAAACAAAATGAGAGACTAAGAGAGGTATATCTTAGATTGAGACTGCTATTTTGGGGCATTTAACATGTTATTCTCAAAATGTAATATGTAAATGGGAAAACATTGAGACATTCACTGATCAAAACACTCATTTAACCCATATATTAAATTTCTGTTGAATTTTTTGTAGATGTGATTTTTAGTTCTGAGTACACTTATTTTTTGTCTGATTGTGAGGGAAATTATTCCTTGAGCTTTTGGTATTTATTTCAAAAGGCTTATATATGTGTGAAATTATATAACGGTACGTGTAGCAGCTGAAATAAGCTTGTGCTATcctttaaaatgaaagcaacTGGATTTAGTAATTACTAAAGACATATGAGTTCTTTAGGAGCTTGCCTTTTCAGATTTGTATACCCAGGACTGTAAAACATGAATTTCACTAAGCTAAAATACCGAACTattaagaacaaaaatatttgcgGTCTCATACTGCTTTCAAggcctttaaatggcttcactTCAATATGTTGGGAAAGCTTTCATTTTATTATGAAAATCTGGACACTCAATATTTATTATACTTCCAGCTCACATTCTTTAAAATCTGTGTAGTCTTACATTGCCACTGTTTTTTATGAACACCTTAAATTCATAAAGCAGATGGAGCTTTCAGTTTTGATTAGTTTGCAATCAAGTATTattaaaaagctttattttttttattaggcCATAACAAACACGTATCTTTATTTAACTTTGGAGCTCTTCCATGTGCAGCCATTTCTGCACAAAAAATGGTTTTAGAAGTGAAACCAACCCAGCCTGAGCCCAAGGTTTGCCAGGAGAATGTGGAATGTACCGTGTGTGGCAATCATGGTAAAATCCACCAAGAGTCAGTATGGAATCCTtaatcctccttctcctcctcatagTAGATGCTGCTGTCATCCCTTCTgtgatgtgttttttttttccctctgaagtAGCAAGATTGCTTCCTATTGGTTGTTATAATTGTAGGTAATTGGAAGCTATTCATTTTACCTTTTCATCAGCATCCTTTCTGTTTCACTAATCAGTCTGTGCTCCTGGTTTTGAAGGTGGACAGTTTGTTTTTTCAAAgctattctgtttttctttcttgcttatatttccttatttaataaaagaaaaaaggaaaaaacacagg comes from Lonchura striata isolate bLonStr1 chromosome 12, bLonStr1.mat, whole genome shotgun sequence and encodes:
- the LOC110471907 gene encoding uncharacterized protein LOC110471907, which gives rise to MHKDVLPTTRLNKKCASLTDSRGSLRAAAAAAPGRCSAGRDRRSPPCGRDAPASASAALRAAGAAPGCVTDRCSSRSPALPGALSGGCARPHAPAPASPAEPSQAQPPAMCSALFSPSWKGSTALSAPPDFALAVPSSGPAPPVPACLGAIPLKGCCSRCAEPMLCLP